A segment of the candidate division KSB1 bacterium genome:
GAAGGTCAGAACCGCAGAATGTACGATTACGGCTGGATCGAAAATGCCGAAACCGGCAGAGTAGTTTGGGAGATGTCCTACCGCAGAACCGACCATGCCGGCGGCGCCCGCAAGAACCGCATGTCCGATGAAGTCATATCCCTGAAAAAAGGCGAGTACTTTGTGTTCTACGAAACCGACGACTCTCATTCGTATGGTGACTGGAATGCCTCGCCGCCTTATGATCCCCAGAGTTGGGGGATAACGGTCTACAAAGTGGAAGATTAATTAAAGAATTTTCACCCGGAGAATTGAAAATCCCACAGGATCTAAATTATACATTCCTGTGGGATTTTTGTTTTAAGGGAGTTTTATTACATGATAGCCCGAAGGCGTCCCGCCGAGGGAGAATAACGAGAACGCTCCGCCAGGCCTGTCTTGAGCTTGTCGAATGGAGGCCTTCGCCCTATACTTTTAGTACAATCTTACAGAGGAGGAAAAGAAGATGAATAAAAAATTTAGACGCCTGTCAAAATCACACCTTATTTTCTTCATCATTTTTGCGCTGCTTGTTTTCCAATCTTTTGCGCTTGCCAACGACAAAGCTCAAAAAATCAACGATCTTGTGAGCCAGTACAACAAGAATGGGGATTTCATGGGTTCGGTGCTTGTATCCGAAAACGGCAAAGTAATTTATAAGAAAGCCTTTGGCTTGGCAAATATTGAGTGGGAAACGCCCAACACCATAGACACCAAATTCAGACTCGCCTCGATGACCAAACAATTTACCTCGATGCTGGTCTTGCAAATGGTCGAGAAAGGCAAAATGAAGCTGGACGCAAAAATCACCGATTATATTCCGGAGTATCCCAAGCCTCACGGCGATATTATCACCATCCACCATCTGCTTTCCCACACATCCGGCATGCCGCATTATGGTGGGATTCCCGGGTTCTTTCCAAAACTCAGCCGCCAACCGTACACACCTGAAGAGTATATGAAACTGTTCTGGGACCTGGATTTATTGTCCGAAACCGGCTCGCAATATAGTTACAGCAGCTTTGGATACTATTTGCTGGGCGTCATTCTTGAAAGAGTCTGCGGCGAAACTTACGCGCAGCTTCTTCATGACAGGATTTTCGAACCGCTCGGAATGAACAATTCTACCCTCGATGACGACAAGTCGATAGTCAAAAATCGCGCTTCCGGCTACCGGAGAAATTTGACCGGATTTGAAAACACTTCATTCCGGGATATGTCAACAGCCAAGGCTACCGGTGGCATACTTTCCACCGTTGAGGATCTTTATTTATGGGACCAGGCCTTGTACACGGATAAACTGCTATCTAAAAAATACCGTGATCTTCTTTTCAAGCCGAATTTAGGAAATTATGGTTATGGCTGGAATATTCGCAAAGTTCCTGCTGGTGAGGAGAAGGAAACAACATTGATTTCTCACAGCGGAGGGATTAGTGGATTTAACAGTCTCATCTATCGCTTTGTGGAAGATAACCACATGATTGTCATGTTCAAGAATATAAGAAACACAGTTGGTCTGGGACAAATCATGCAGAAAATCGGCTCGATTCTCTACGACCAACCGTATGAACTCCCGAAGGAATCTGCTGCCAGGAAAGTGGCACTTACCAGCATTGAATCCGGTGTGGATGCCGCGGTTAAAGAGTACCACCAACTCAAGAATTATCACTCCGATGCATATTCTTTTTCCGAAGGTGATTTCAACCGAATTGGGTACGAATTACTTGGGATGAACAAATTCGATGAAGCGCTCGCGATTCTAAAACTTAATGTTGAGGCCTTTCCGGCTTCTGCAAATACCTACGACAGTCTTGGTGAAGCATATATGTTAAAAGGCGACACCGACTCCGCGATTAAGAATTACAAATTAGCCCTTGAAAAAATCCCGACCGATCCGAATTTGAGTGCGTCGGGCAAGGAAGCTTTAAAGAGAGGTGCAGAAGATAAATTAAGTCAACTGCAGGCGATGGCAGAAAAACAGTAAGTCGCCCTTATTTTTTATTCTCCGGATCACCCTAACTACTTGAACAAAAAGCATTTTTTTAGTTTTGAAAAACTTTCGCAGCCCTGTAGACATAAATTCCACTGGCGACTGCTCGACCTTTTTCTAATTTCCACTTCTTTTTCAAGAGTAAGCGCTGCAGCCACCCTTCAACAACGGAGGCCACCAACTTCAT
Coding sequences within it:
- a CDS encoding serine hydrolase; its protein translation is MNKKFRRLSKSHLIFFIIFALLVFQSFALANDKAQKINDLVSQYNKNGDFMGSVLVSENGKVIYKKAFGLANIEWETPNTIDTKFRLASMTKQFTSMLVLQMVEKGKMKLDAKITDYIPEYPKPHGDIITIHHLLSHTSGMPHYGGIPGFFPKLSRQPYTPEEYMKLFWDLDLLSETGSQYSYSSFGYYLLGVILERVCGETYAQLLHDRIFEPLGMNNSTLDDDKSIVKNRASGYRRNLTGFENTSFRDMSTAKATGGILSTVEDLYLWDQALYTDKLLSKKYRDLLFKPNLGNYGYGWNIRKVPAGEEKETTLISHSGGISGFNSLIYRFVEDNHMIVMFKNIRNTVGLGQIMQKIGSILYDQPYELPKESAARKVALTSIESGVDAAVKEYHQLKNYHSDAYSFSEGDFNRIGYELLGMNKFDEALAILKLNVEAFPASANTYDSLGEAYMLKGDTDSAIKNYKLALEKIPTDPNLSASGKEALKRGAEDKLSQLQAMAEKQ